In a genomic window of Thermodesulfobacteriota bacterium:
- a CDS encoding CoA-binding protein — protein sequence MQANPLQTIMNPESIVYLGGSNSLLTMGTAQLINIVKGGYKGNIYPIHRKEKTVLGLKAYPDITSMDKPADLAVIVIPGKAIPGVLEECGKAGIRHAIIITAGYGEIGQKGKLLQQELIAVAQKYDIRFLGPNCIGIVNGPIGLNTTWFPSKYRAGHVGIISQSGSYVTQTLTYFEKLGLGISQAISVGNQADIDMVDCLAYLGEDDQTRSIALYIEGIKRPMAFLKTARKITPQKPIVAVYVGGTEAGARACASHTGSMAGPDELYSGLFHQAGILRARNVTDLFDWSLALAQQPLPKGKNVAVLTNSGGPGSSMADEANNCGLKIPLFDPKIQDKIKAMTPFTAAYVNPVDVTMNYDLDLIYKKLPELILNLRQIDGMLFYGIFGTIHFKDKIALANNLSDIPLDLMEQMTEKACNEFVKLPEKFKKPILCACFSGREDNAVALIQDGGIPVYPTPGRAVRAMAALWEYAKIKGRMKNKRK from the coding sequence ATGCAGGCGAACCCTTTACAAACCATTATGAACCCTGAATCCATTGTCTATCTCGGAGGCTCCAACTCCCTCCTAACAATGGGCACGGCTCAGCTTATTAATATTGTAAAAGGTGGATACAAGGGAAATATTTATCCCATTCACAGAAAAGAAAAAACAGTTCTGGGCCTCAAAGCTTATCCTGATATCACATCAATGGATAAACCAGCTGACCTTGCGGTAATAGTAATACCCGGGAAAGCCATCCCCGGCGTCCTCGAGGAATGCGGGAAGGCAGGAATCCGACATGCTATTATCATAACAGCAGGCTATGGTGAAATCGGCCAAAAAGGAAAACTGCTACAGCAGGAGCTGATAGCTGTCGCCCAAAAGTATGACATCCGATTTCTTGGCCCTAACTGTATTGGAATTGTCAACGGTCCAATCGGACTGAATACCACATGGTTTCCCAGCAAGTACCGGGCCGGACATGTGGGGATTATTTCCCAAAGCGGCAGCTATGTCACCCAGACACTGACCTATTTTGAAAAACTTGGTCTGGGTATCAGCCAGGCAATCAGCGTCGGCAATCAGGCTGATATCGATATGGTTGACTGCCTTGCCTATCTTGGAGAAGATGACCAAACCAGATCTATTGCTTTGTATATCGAGGGTATCAAAAGACCGATGGCCTTTTTGAAAACAGCCCGAAAAATAACACCACAAAAACCTATTGTCGCCGTGTATGTCGGCGGAACCGAAGCCGGTGCCAGAGCCTGCGCTTCTCATACCGGTTCCATGGCTGGCCCGGACGAACTTTACAGCGGGTTGTTCCATCAAGCAGGTATTCTAAGAGCGAGAAACGTCACTGACCTTTTCGACTGGAGCCTGGCTTTGGCCCAGCAACCGTTACCCAAAGGAAAAAATGTGGCTGTTTTGACCAATTCCGGAGGACCTGGCAGTTCCATGGCCGATGAAGCCAATAATTGCGGTCTGAAGATTCCCCTGTTTGACCCGAAAATCCAGGACAAAATAAAAGCCATGACCCCTTTCACAGCAGCATACGTAAATCCGGTGGATGTTACTATGAATTACGATCTGGATCTGATATATAAAAAATTGCCTGAATTAATCTTGAATCTGAGACAAATAGACGGAATGCTTTTTTATGGTATTTTCGGAACCATTCATTTCAAGGATAAAATAGCCCTTGCGAACAATCTTTCCGATATTCCTTTGGACTTAATGGAACAAATGACGGAAAAAGCCTGCAATGAATTTGTAAAATTGCCTGAAAAATTTAAAAAACCGATATTATGTGCGTGCTTTAGTGGTCGGGAGGATAATGCCGTAGCTCTGATACAAGATGGTGGTATTCCTGTTTATCCCACACCGGGAAGAGCGGTCAGGGCTATGGCAGCCCTGTGGGAATATGCAAAGATAAAAGGCAGAATGAAAAACAAGAGAAAATGA